The following proteins are encoded in a genomic region of Candidatus Poribacteria bacterium:
- the gatC gene encoding Asp-tRNA(Asn)/Glu-tRNA(Gln) amidotransferase subunit GatC produces the protein MATITTEGVHHVANLARLEFNKEETEHFTEQLARILDYIGKLNELETDDVPPTSHIHPHQVFILCSQADATHVAKPDVVKPSYPREEVIANAPEAEEGYFGVPRVVDRSH, from the coding sequence ATGGCAACGATTACCACCGAAGGCGTACACCATGTCGCGAACCTGGCTCGCCTTGAATTTAACAAGGAAGAAACAGAGCATTTCACCGAGCAGCTTGCCCGAATACTTGATTATATCGGGAAGTTGAATGAACTGGAGACGGATGATGTGCCGCCGACATCGCACATCCATCCGCATCAAGTTTTCATCTTATGTTCACAGGCTGACGCGACGCATGTCGCCAAACCTGATGTTGTCAAACCTTCCTATCCACGCGAAGAGGTCATCGCGAACGCCCCTGAGGCTGAAGAGGGATATTTCGGCGTTCCGAGAGTAGTTGACCGCAGCCACTAA